In the genome of Pelotomaculum isophthalicicum JI, one region contains:
- a CDS encoding FtsB family cell division protein, which produces MNQLARKEQDMYVSVPERQAERVKKQITFKLSRSKLPTLVVMLLLVYLAFTFGSQFSSLASMQRDVGNIEQQVQELKQKNEDLRNELQHVQSDSFIEKTAREKLGLIKAGETRVVPVPEGTELKKIQSPVNNGALAD; this is translated from the coding sequence TTGAATCAATTAGCTAGAAAAGAACAGGATATGTATGTTTCAGTTCCAGAAAGACAGGCTGAACGTGTCAAAAAACAGATAACTTTCAAATTATCCCGGAGTAAGCTTCCTACTCTGGTAGTTATGTTGCTGTTAGTGTACTTGGCGTTTACCTTTGGCAGCCAGTTTAGCTCCCTTGCCTCCATGCAGAGGGATGTGGGCAATATTGAACAGCAAGTGCAGGAACTGAAACAAAAAAATGAAGATCTGCGCAATGAATTGCAACATGTTCAAAGTGATTCCTTTATTGAAAAAACAGCCCGTGAGAAACTCGGGTTGATTAAGGCAGGTGAAACCAGAGTGGTTCCTGTTCCCGAGGGAACCGAGCTAAAAAAGATTCAGTCTCCTGTTAATAATGGGGCCTTGGCTGATTAG
- a CDS encoding S1 RNA-binding domain-containing protein — protein MPIELGSVVEGVVTGITNFGAFIELPGGETGLVHISEIAEVYVKDVNDFLKTSDKVMVKVISVDPKGKVGLSIKKANPSANRMQKKKIQASFEDKLAKFLKESEERQQVLKRSNESKRGGRGSSRKME, from the coding sequence ATGCCGATTGAACTGGGGAGCGTCGTAGAAGGCGTTGTAACCGGAATAACCAATTTCGGCGCGTTCATCGAATTGCCCGGGGGTGAAACAGGACTGGTGCATATCTCGGAAATAGCCGAGGTTTATGTGAAGGATGTAAATGATTTTTTAAAAACAAGCGATAAAGTAATGGTAAAAGTAATTTCAGTGGATCCAAAAGGCAAAGTAGGTCTTTCAATAAAAAAAGCAAACCCTTCAGCGAATCGTATGCAAAAGAAGAAGATACAGGCTTCTTTTGAAGATAAATTGGCTAAGTTCCTTAAAGAAAGTGAAGAGCGGCAACAGGTTTTGAAACGGAGCAACGAGTCCAAAAGAGGAGGGCGCGGCTCCTCCCGGAAGATGGAATAA
- a CDS encoding Ppx/GppA phosphatase family protein has product MIRIAAIDIGTNSTRLLVADVSGERVQTVDTKLMTTRLGEGINEGILLPAAMERTLEAIGVCYDTSLRLGAERVVAAATSAVRDAANRPTFLELVKQRFGLEVWVLSGEEEAALSYRGVLSGLPVDPLSTLVVDVGGGSTELIWNGNSRPNCVSVNAGAVRMTGSGWNEQDMAIVLKPALNMLRGYRISCLAGVGGTVTTLAAIDLGLTVYEPSLVHGHRLTAGTIQRIYEMLKSLSVEERKRLPGLQPERADIIVAGVAIVKTLLDIIGLDSIVVSECDILHGLVLEKSK; this is encoded by the coding sequence ATGATCCGGATTGCGGCTATTGACATAGGAACCAACTCAACCAGACTGCTTGTCGCTGACGTATCTGGCGAGAGAGTGCAGACGGTAGATACAAAACTCATGACAACGCGGTTAGGTGAAGGAATCAACGAAGGGATACTGTTGCCCGCTGCAATGGAAAGAACGCTTGAGGCGATTGGCGTCTGTTATGATACATCTTTACGGTTGGGAGCGGAACGGGTAGTTGCCGCCGCCACCAGCGCGGTTCGTGACGCGGCCAACCGGCCGACGTTTTTGGAGCTTGTCAAACAACGTTTTGGCCTTGAAGTGTGGGTGCTTAGCGGAGAGGAAGAGGCAGCTTTGAGTTACCGGGGAGTTCTTTCCGGGTTGCCCGTCGATCCGCTATCGACATTAGTTGTGGATGTGGGAGGCGGCAGTACCGAACTGATTTGGAACGGAAACAGCCGGCCGAACTGTGTCAGTGTCAATGCGGGAGCAGTGAGAATGACCGGTTCCGGGTGGAATGAACAGGATATGGCGATTGTTTTAAAACCGGCGTTGAATATGCTTCGGGGATACCGGATAAGCTGTTTAGCCGGGGTCGGAGGAACTGTTACCACTTTGGCTGCGATTGATCTGGGGTTAACGGTTTATGAACCGTCGCTCGTCCACGGGCACCGCTTAACTGCCGGTACCATTCAACGTATTTATGAAATGCTGAAGTCCTTGAGCGTTGAGGAGCGTAAACGGCTGCCCGGCCTTCAGCCTGAAAGAGCGGATATCATTGTCGCCGGTGTTGCCATCGTGAAAACTCTGCTGGATATTATCGGGTTGGATAGTATAGTTGTTAGCGAGTGTGATATTCTTCACGGATTGGTTCTGGAAAAGTCGAAATAA
- the spoIIE gene encoding stage II sporulation protein E, whose amino-acid sequence MLENVKIYPYQRTGKGEHKRRVLFRLKKNTVKRHLFPGVKLGKLALAGELCFCFAGFFLGRAVLLGDLMPFGIAFAVAAIQVFGRFGLMSVPAVIAGLITISKGIPLTGSILVVICALLLMRVISLEPKKQWLILPGLVLAVTIIVKTSLLVFTNPLAASYSYFCVLFEAVFAALFTLVTLNGLTALGKRIKKGQALASDEIFCVLIIFGGLIAGTGDLGGGLASVKGTLSRLAILLASLVGGAGVGAAAGAVLGVIPGLAYTVVPALAPAYSFAGFIAGLCRGLGKAGVATGFLLANIILTVYVTGYGNLVSTLVESGLSTMFFLLVPQFIIKEAISSMGLEVADDKEHPAGKALLKEAFKEKIKNWALVFRELSQTFEQLSTTAGSNEEQKIQGLINQVGQKVCDGCAFYRTCWEREFYRTYQSLIDLFAQVEVYGNITRDNLPDEIKKRCARTKELAVAVCCLYETYQINRYWSGRLLESREIVSEQLRGIGEVIAGLPGELEFNVEVGDSGLHLRKKLKDAGVRAESLSISSQGGDRIEVSLTHPACGGRMRCRSVIAPFLSAALERNFSPPAVGCAVNGEGPVCRLRFSSDLNYRLILGVSGMGKGGSLVSGDNYAFFCLKGGRFGLALSDGMGVGPRAALESGTTLSLLRHLLDLGFGQELAIKTVNSILVLRSPGESFATVDLVMVDLYNGQADFIKIGAVPTYLLRDGQVSQIKASSLPVGIIEDFEIVSQARLLEPGDMLVMLTDGMFEACDNGDEHGEWIIKVLEDAAGLPPQEMAELLLKLAQTGSGGVARVPDDMTVVVARLEKQKSK is encoded by the coding sequence GTGCTCGAAAATGTCAAGATCTATCCTTACCAGAGGACCGGAAAAGGCGAGCATAAACGACGGGTGTTGTTTCGCTTAAAGAAGAATACAGTAAAACGTCACCTTTTCCCTGGCGTTAAACTGGGTAAATTAGCGTTAGCCGGCGAACTGTGTTTCTGTTTCGCGGGCTTTTTTCTGGGCCGGGCGGTGTTGCTAGGTGATCTGATGCCCTTTGGGATTGCCTTTGCAGTTGCCGCCATCCAGGTTTTTGGGCGGTTCGGACTAATGAGCGTGCCGGCTGTGATTGCCGGCTTAATCACTATCAGCAAGGGCATACCCCTGACCGGTTCTATTCTTGTAGTGATTTGCGCTTTACTGTTAATGAGGGTAATATCCCTCGAACCGAAAAAGCAATGGTTAATTCTGCCCGGCTTGGTTCTAGCCGTGACGATAATTGTGAAAACCTCACTCCTGGTTTTTACCAACCCGTTAGCGGCTTCTTACAGTTATTTTTGTGTGTTGTTCGAAGCGGTATTTGCGGCGTTGTTTACGCTTGTGACATTAAACGGCCTCACGGCGTTAGGGAAAAGGATCAAAAAAGGCCAAGCCTTAGCTAGTGACGAGATTTTTTGCGTATTGATCATATTTGGAGGGCTGATTGCCGGGACCGGCGATCTAGGAGGCGGATTGGCTAGTGTAAAAGGTACGTTGAGCCGATTGGCTATTTTATTGGCGTCTCTGGTGGGGGGGGCCGGGGTCGGCGCTGCGGCCGGCGCGGTTTTGGGAGTTATCCCGGGTCTTGCTTACACTGTGGTCCCGGCGCTGGCGCCTGCTTATTCTTTTGCCGGTTTTATCGCCGGCCTTTGCAGGGGTTTAGGCAAAGCCGGAGTGGCTACCGGGTTTCTTCTGGCCAATATCATCTTAACGGTCTATGTTACCGGTTATGGAAATTTAGTTTCAACCTTGGTCGAGTCCGGCCTATCTACAATGTTTTTTTTATTAGTCCCGCAGTTCATTATTAAAGAAGCAATTTCGTCAATGGGTCTGGAGGTCGCCGACGATAAGGAGCACCCGGCGGGGAAGGCACTATTAAAAGAAGCCTTTAAAGAAAAGATAAAAAATTGGGCGCTGGTTTTCCGGGAACTGTCTCAGACTTTTGAACAACTGTCAACTACCGCCGGGTCAAACGAGGAACAAAAAATACAAGGTTTGATCAATCAGGTCGGGCAGAAAGTATGCGACGGCTGCGCTTTTTACCGTACTTGCTGGGAGAGGGAGTTTTATAGAACCTACCAGTCTTTGATTGACCTCTTTGCCCAGGTGGAGGTGTATGGCAATATCACCCGGGACAATCTGCCGGATGAGATCAAGAAGCGCTGCGCAAGGACAAAGGAACTTGCCGTCGCAGTTTGCTGTCTTTATGAAACTTACCAGATTAACCGGTACTGGTCCGGCCGGCTGCTGGAAAGCAGGGAAATTGTATCGGAACAACTCAGGGGAATTGGGGAAGTAATTGCCGGACTGCCCGGTGAATTGGAATTCAATGTGGAAGTGGGAGATTCAGGTTTACACCTGCGCAAGAAGTTAAAAGACGCAGGTGTGAGAGCAGAGAGTTTATCTATCAGTTCTCAGGGGGGAGATAGGATTGAAGTTTCGCTAACCCATCCTGCTTGTGGCGGCAGGATGCGGTGCAGGAGTGTAATCGCCCCCTTCTTGTCTGCGGCGCTGGAGCGCAACTTTTCTCCGCCGGCAGTTGGCTGCGCTGTTAATGGGGAAGGTCCGGTTTGCCGGCTGAGATTCTCTAGCGACTTAAATTACCGGCTTATATTGGGCGTTTCCGGAATGGGCAAGGGTGGTAGTCTGGTTTCAGGAGATAACTATGCCTTTTTTTGCTTGAAGGGAGGGCGTTTTGGTCTGGCTTTGAGTGACGGCATGGGGGTCGGGCCAAGAGCGGCCCTGGAAAGCGGCACCACGCTCTCGCTCCTGCGCCATTTGCTGGATTTGGGATTCGGCCAGGAACTGGCGATCAAGACAGTTAACTCAATCCTGGTATTACGCTCCCCCGGAGAAAGCTTTGCCACAGTAGATCTGGTCATGGTCGACCTTTACAACGGTCAAGCGGATTTTATAAAAATCGGGGCTGTGCCCACGTATCTGCTGCGCGACGGGCAGGTAAGCCAAATCAAGGCCAGTTCCCTGCCGGTGGGGATCATTGAGGATTTTGAGATAGTATCTCAAGCCAGGTTGCTGGAGCCGGGGGACATGCTGGTGATGCTGACGGACGGCATGTTTGAAGCTTGTGACAACGGGGATGAACATGGTGAATGGATCATCAAAGTGCTGGAAGATGCGGCCGGCTTGCCGCCTCAGGAAATGGCGGAATTGCTGCTTAAGCTAGCCCAAACAGGGTCTGGCGGTGTCGCAAGAGTGCCGGACGATATGACAGTCGTTGTGGCAAGGCTG